A portion of the Glycine max cultivar Williams 82 chromosome 10, Glycine_max_v4.0, whole genome shotgun sequence genome contains these proteins:
- the LOC112998180 gene encoding uncharacterized protein, which yields MELFDEISFHHIPREENKMVDALATLSSMFKVIPHGDLSCIDIRCRVEPAHYCLIEEEEHGKSWYFDIKRYIKDKEYPLEAFDNDKRTLRWLAASFLLSGSVLYKRYHDMVLLRCVNAKKAE from the coding sequence ATGGAACTCTTTGATGAGATATCATTTCATCACATTCCTAGAGAGGAAAACAAGATGGTCGACGCCCTTGCCACTTTATCATCCATGTTCAAAGTAATCCCTCACGGAGATTTGTCGTGCATCGACATCAGATGTCGTGTTGAGCCTGCACACTATTGTTTGATAGAAGAAGAAGAGCATGGTAAATCTTGGTACTTCGATATCAAACGATACATTAAGGATAAGGAATACCCACTTGAGGCCTTTGACAATGACAAGAGGACATTACGgtggttggcagccagtttcctCTTGAGTGGGAGTGTCTTGTATAAAAGATACCATGACATGGTGCTTCTTCGATGTGTGAATGCAAAAAAGGCTGAATAG
- the LOC102662797 gene encoding uncharacterized protein: protein MTVLDELMGCVLGQHDESGKRERAIYYLSKKFIACKMNYSLLERTCCALALAAHRLRQYMLSYTTWLVSKMDPIKYIFENPALTRRMVRWQPMYPEFPDEDIMAPLEEEVEDEDKDKWVVWFDGVSNALGPGIGAVLVSLDKQCLPFMTRLCFNCINNMAEYEAYTLRIQAAIDFRVKLLKVYRDSTLVIDQLKGEWETRDPSWCLTRLTSGN, encoded by the exons atgacagtGTTAGATGAGTTGATGGGATGTGTGTTAGGACAACATGATGAATCCGGAAAAAGGGAACGAGCCATCTATTACCTGAGCAAGAAATTCATAGCATGCAAGATGAACTACTCGTTGCTtgaaaggacatgttgtgcctTGGCGTTGGCAGCTCATCGTTTGAGGCAATATATGTTGAGTTACACTACTTGGTTGgtgtccaaaatggatcccatcAAGTACATCTTCGAAAATCCCGCTCTTACTAGGAGAATGGTTCGGTGGCAG CCTATGTATCCAGAATTCCCTGACGAGGATATTATGGCCCCGTTGGAGGAGGAGGTTGAAGATGAagacaaagataagtgggttgtGTGGTTTGATGGTGTGTCTAATGCACTAGGCCCTGGaattggggcagtgttggtatCGTTGGACAAACAATGTTTGCCTTTCATGACTAGGTTATGTTTCAACTGTATAAACAATATGGCAGAGTACGAGGCATACACCCTAAGGATCCAAGCAGCGATCGACTTTAGGGTCAAGTTACTCAAAGTATACAGGGACTCAACATTGGTAATTGATCAGTTGAAAGGTGAATGGGAGACCAGAGACCCAAGTTGGTGCCTTACCAGGCTTACATCAGGGAATTGA